GCAATCTGGGCAACAACCAGCGTCTTGCGCATACGCGACGAGCCCGCCCCTACACTTCCGCGCGAGCCGGACCGGTTTATCGCATCGCGGATTCCCAGCCGCGATATTTCCTGCAAAGGAACAAGGCCAAAAACGATCGCGGTGATGACGGAAATCGCCGCGGCGAACAACAGCACTCGCCAGTCGACTTGTATTTCTTGAATCCGGGGTACAGGAACGTAATGTGTGCCGATCGAGAGCAACGCGGAAGTGCCGATCCGAGCAATGACCAGCCCGAGCGCTCCGGCCGCGGAAGCAAGCAAGAGGCTTTCCGCAAGCAACTGGCCGATCAAATGACGCCGCCGGGCGCCGAGTGCGGCCCGGATAGCGATCTCGTGAGCCCGGCCCGACGAACGCGCCAGCATGAGATTCGCGACATTCGCACAAGCGATCAGCAGCACGAAGGCGACAGCACCCATCATGACAAATAAGGTCGCTCGAACTCCGCTGACCAGGTTCTCCTTTAGCGGCGCCGCCACGAATGTCCTCCGGTCATTGGAGTCGGGATAGGTATATGCAAGTTGCAAAGCCAGGGCCGCCAGCTTACTGTTCGCCGCTTGCAGTGAAACTCCCGGCGCCAGCCGGGCTACAAGACGATAATTGAAACCCGACCGGTTTTTATTTTCCGGCTCCGCGAAATCCGCCGACCAGACGTCCGTGTTCGCCGGATAGCGCATCTGACCCGGCATCACACCGACGATTTTGTACGACAGGTTCTCGATGAAAACGGAACGCCCCAGAGCTCCGGCTGCGCTGCCGAAATTCCGTTGCGCAAATGCGAGACTGACAATAGCGGATTGCCGGGAGTCGGCAGCCGTGAACAGCCGGCCCGCGATGGGAGGCACACCGAATACGCTGAAGAAATCCGGGTGCACACGCTGCGCGCCGACGAATTCCGCGTGATCGCCAAGCTGAACGCCCATTTCGCCGCCGGAGTAAAAAGCAATCTTTTGAAAGGCGCCGTCAAGTCTGCGGATATCGATTTCATCGCCGCCGGGAATCGAGTTTGGCATGACGCCCGTGTCCGTCCAGCGGATCTGTATT
This window of the Terriglobia bacterium genome carries:
- a CDS encoding ABC transporter permease, which encodes MRRFFLRFLNAFRSKRQESELNREIASHLALMEDEFRSRGLSQEAARRAARLALGGPEQAKELHREARAMGWIVDLKRDVRYALRTLANSPGFTAAVIAILAIGIGANTAMFSVLNGVVLKPLTYPDAGRIVRIQIRWTDTGVMPNSIPGGDEIDIRRLDGAFQKIAFYSGGEMGVQLGDHAEFVGAQRVHPDFFSVFGVPPIAGRLFTAADSRQSAIVSLAFAQRNFGSAAGALGRSVFIENLSYKIVGVMPGQMRYPANTDVWSADFAEPENKNRSGFNYRLVARLAPGVSLQAANSKLAALALQLAYTYPDSNDRRTFVAAPLKENLVSGVRATLFVMMGAVAFVLLIACANVANLMLARSSGRAHEIAIRAALGARRRHLIGQLLAESLLLASAAGALGLVIARIGTSALLSIGTHYVPVPRIQEIQVDWRVLLFAAAISVITAIVFGLVPLQEISRLGIRDAINRSGSRGSVGAGSSRMRKTLVVAQIA